In Zingiber officinale cultivar Zhangliang chromosome 6A, Zo_v1.1, whole genome shotgun sequence, a single genomic region encodes these proteins:
- the LOC121998781 gene encoding rop guanine nucleotide exchange factor 9-like, whose product MSGAGTGVSSALALSNAITNLAASVFGEQWRVEPMSDERKARWRKEVDWLLSVTDYIVEFVATQQTTDDGKHMEIMVTQQRKDLRMSIPALRKLDAMLIGYLDNFKGPKEFWYLSRDAKDSEKGQRADDKWWLPTVKVPENGLSEESRKWIQHQKELVGQVLKAAQAINANVLMEMEIPDDYIENLPKNGRSSLGDSLYKYITDEGFDAEAFLETIDLSTEHKIADLKNRIEASVVIWKRKMNNKEVKSSWATVTGGVTNVVSGISWEKRGLFEDRAETILLILKHRFPGIPQSNLDISKIEYNKDVGYAILESYSRVLESLAFTVMSRIEDVLRADSCARNLSRDGSMKNKPPEADSEPATADVEEVAQLLKIQSNDSMTLSDFMDWQFDKDTLAEEEDPAGNADKMASLEESKSAKKSPNVSANNKKFYYLEKLVYWEPQHQS is encoded by the exons ATGTCTGGCGCAGGCACAGGAGTTTCCTCAGCTCTGGCTCTCTCCAATGCCATTACTAATCTCGCAG CTTCCGTTTTCGGAGAACAATGGCGCGTGGAACCGATGTCGGATGAACGGAAAGCGAGGTGGAGAAAAGAAGTAGACTGGCTCTTATCAGTCACCGATTACATTGTGGAATTCGTCGCCACTCAACAGACTACCGACGACGGCAAACATATGGAG ATAATGGTCACTCAACAGCGAAAAGACCTTCGCATGAGCATCCCGGCCCTTCGGAAGCTCGACGCCATGCTCATC GGCTACTTGGACAACTTCAAGGGTCCAAAAGAGTTTTGGTACTTGTCGAGAGATGCCAAGGATTCTGAAAAGGGACAGAGAGCAGACGATAAGTGGTGGCTTCCGACTGTGAAAGTCCCTGAGAACGGATTGTCGGAGGAATCCCGGAAATGGATTCAGCATCAGAAAGAGCTCGTCGGCCAGGTGCTCAAAGCCGCCCAAGCTATCAACGCCAATGTCCTCATGGAAATGGAGATCCCTGACGACTATATCGAAAACCTCCCCAAG AATGGAAGATCAAGCCTCGGAGACTCACTCTACAAGTACATAACAGACGAAGGGTTCGACGCAGAGGCGTTCCTCGAGACCATCGACTTATCCACCGagcacaagatcgccgacctgaaaaATCGCATCGAAGCATCCGTCGTCATCTGGAAGAGGAAGATGAACAACAAGGAAGTGAAGTCGTCGTGGGCCACGGTGACGGGGGGCGTCACGAATGTAGTTTCGGGCATCAGTTGGGAGAAGCGAGGCTTGTTCGAAGACAGAGCAGAGACCATTCTGCTCATTCTGAAGCACCGATTCCCCGGCATTCCTCAATCAAACCTGGATATAAGCAAGATCGAATACAACAAGGATGTGGGCTATGCCATCCTCGAAAGCTACTCCAGAGTCTTGGAGAGCTTGGCATTCACTGTGATGTCGCGCATTGAAGACGTCCTTCGAGCGGACTCCTGCGCTCGAAATCTGTCTCGCGATGGTTCGATGAAGAATAAGCCTCCGGAGGCGGACTCAGAGCCGGCGACGGCGGACGTGGAGGAAGTCGCTCAGCTCCTGAAAATACAGTCGAATGACTCCATGACGCTGTCGGATTTCATGGACTGGCAGTTCGACAAAGATACACTGGCAGAGGAGGAAGACCCTGCAGGGAACGCAGATAAAATGGCGAGCTTAGAGGAATCAAAGTCGGCCAAGAAATCCCCAAATGTTTCAGCTAACAATAAGAAGTTTTACTATTTGGAGAAGTTGGTGTATTGGGAGCCTCAACATCAATCATAA
- the LOC121998776 gene encoding uncharacterized protein LOC121998776, with protein sequence MSSDMQLLEISRRARKLAQMINSLFKVQNFDGRSKRVPSGVLLEDSLSVTANAKEEEEKLGRKLGAEEGEQFGSCSWRSCCHEEEEVKKVIRESLLLSSREDDKASSSRSLRSYIRSGEFGSSFREEVEEEEEEAIGIKNPEKNLRRPQGKMAIPNLTARLMGLEELPARETATATAAAAAAATTKVKPERESPSVSRDGALERVTLLSIIEREKAAKRDGSSFSDANFCAIAMQKPTWGREEEEQEPLNSSSRLKKDNIEHQPLPQAKKTTATSSAKSSMYHSVTSPGKKLATGVKPAQKINAKLKTSGEKVEGTSKGEDDASVMVMDISPAPDEPAQNNKDSSRSSNNEHSDKDGKIDCEIRAKTSQFVGASRRPSDSINNRLGNANKRVAGEVKKHLDNSLLEACQLSTIYDYEATSTTAETTDLYLGCARELLQRRRRYQELRAHHPRFATSSSGRGSSTHDLAGEICKGIRKLIGEYSVVIGHGHGSERDGLYVKLERDLECKDVALNAVWDDGWRDGLGGEAAAEVVGQLEEMVVAELMEEMAWPWG encoded by the exons ATGAGCAGCGACATGCAGCTGCTGGAGATTTCCCGGCGAGCTCGAAAACTTGCCCAGATGATCAACTCATTGTTCAAGGTGCAGAATTTCGATGGGAGAAGCAAGCGCGTCCCCAGCGGCGTCCTTCTGGAGGATTCTTTGAGCGTGACGGCCAAcgcgaaggaggaggaggagaagttggGGAGAAAGCTCGGAGCAGAGGAAGGTGAGCAATTCGGGAGCTGCTCCTGGAGGAGCTGCTGCCATGAAGAGGAGGAGGTCAAGAAGGTGATCAGAGAGAGCTTGCTGTTGAGCTCTCGCGAAGACGACAAAGCATCTTCTAGCAGATCGTTACGGTCGTACATCAGAAGCGGCGAATTCGGCTCGTCGTTCcgagaggaggtggaggaggaggaggaggaggcgataGGGATCAAGAATCCAGAGAAGAATTTACGACGACCTCAAGGAAAGATGGCAATCCCCAATTTGACCGCAAGGCTCATGGGCCTGGAAGAGCTCCCTGCAAGAGAAACCGCCaccgccaccgccgccgccgccgccgccgccacaaCCAAGGTCAAGCCCGAGAGGGAGAGTCCAAGCGTGTCTCGCGACGGTGCGCTAGAGAGAGTGACTCTGCTGAGCATCATCGAGCGAGAGAAGGCTGCGAAGCGCGATGGCTCCAGTTTCTCAGATGCCAATTTCTGTGCGATAGCGATGCAAAAACCAACTTGGGGCCGCGAAGAAGAGGAACAAGAGCCCTTAAACTCCTCCAGTAGATTGAAGAAGGACAATATCGAGCACCAACCATTGCCTCAGGCGAAGAAAACTACAGCGACGTCGAGTGCAAAGAGCAGTATGTACCACTCTGTAACAAGTCCTGGAAAGAAATTAGCTACTGGAGTAAAACCAGCACAGAAGATTAATGCCAAACTCAAg ACTTCCGGCGAGAAAGTTGAAGGAACGAGTAAGGGAGAAGATGATGCGTCAGTAATGGTAATGGATATTTCACCTGCTCCTGATGAACCTGCTCAGAATAACAAAGACAGCTCGCGATCTTCCAATAATG AGCATTCCGATAAAGATGGGAAGATCGACTGCGAAATCAGGGCCAAAACCAGCCAATTTGTTGGAGCAAGTCGCCGCCCTTCGGATTCCATCAACAACCGCCTTGGCAACGCTAATAAAAGAGTTGCAGGCGAGGTGAAGAAGCATCTTGACAACTCGCTCCTCGAAGCTTGCCAGCTGAGCACTATTTATGATTATGAAGCGACGAGCACCACCGCAGAAACCACCGACTTGTACCTGGGCTGCGCACGCGAGTTGTTACAGCGCAGAAGACGATATCAGGAGCTGCGGGCGCACCATCCTCGGTTCGCGACTAGCTCGTCTGGGCGTGGATCGTCGACGCATGATCTGGCAGGGGAGATCTGCAAGGGAATCAGGAAGCTAATTGGGGAGTACAGTGTGGTCATTGGACATGGACATGGCAGTGAGAGGGATGGTCTTTACGTGAAGCTGGAGAGGGACCTGGAGTGCAAAGATGTGGCTCTGAATGCCGTGTGGGACGATGGGTGGAGGGACGGCCTGGGAGGGGAGGCAGCGGCGGAGGTGGTTGGCCAGCTCGAAGAGATGGTGGTGGCTGAGTTGATGGAGGAGATGGCCTGGCCATGGGGTTGA